One stretch of Flavobacterium sp. 9 DNA includes these proteins:
- a CDS encoding VanZ family protein — MPKQLLLIWAIICSGIIAYFCLIDSSKIPIVNFPSIDKIVHFCFHFGFTISWIVFFKKELKGREADDYKAYLISFIFSVFFGITIEILQSVLTITRASDVTDVLANALGATIAVFTAIAFKKRLDKI, encoded by the coding sequence GTGCCTAAACAGTTACTGTTAATCTGGGCAATTATTTGTTCGGGAATTATTGCTTATTTCTGTCTTATTGATTCGAGTAAGATTCCCATAGTAAATTTTCCGAGCATTGATAAAATTGTGCATTTTTGTTTTCATTTTGGATTTACAATTTCCTGGATTGTATTCTTTAAGAAAGAGCTTAAAGGAAGAGAAGCGGATGATTATAAAGCATATTTGATTTCGTTTATATTTTCTGTTTTTTTTGGAATTACGATCGAGATTTTACAAAGTGTCCTGACAATTACACGAGCATCAGATGTAACAGATGTTTTAGCAAATGCACTTGGTGCAACTATAGCGGTTTTTACCGCAATAGCCTTCAAGAAGCGATTAGATAAAATATAA
- the gcvH gene encoding glycine cleavage system protein GcvH translates to MSIPANLKYTKDHEWVSIEGDVATVGITHFAQKELGDIVYVEVETLDQTLDKDEVFGTVEAVKTVSDLFLPLTGEIIAFNESLESAPETVNSDPYGDGWMIKIKIADASEIEGLLSAEAYTQLIGA, encoded by the coding sequence ATGAGCATACCAGCAAATTTAAAGTACACAAAAGATCACGAATGGGTTAGCATCGAAGGCGATGTTGCAACTGTAGGAATTACTCATTTTGCACAAAAAGAGTTAGGAGATATCGTGTATGTTGAAGTAGAAACTTTAGATCAGACACTTGATAAAGATGAGGTTTTTGGAACAGTTGAAGCTGTTAAAACAGTTTCTGATTTGTTTTTGCCTTTAACAGGAGAAATTATTGCTTTTAATGAAAGCTTGGAAAGTGCTCCTGAAACAGTAAATTCTGATCCTTATGGAGATGGATGGATGATTAAAATAAAAATTGCTGATGCATCAGAAATAGAAGGTTTATTATCTGCTGAAGCTTATACACAATTGATCGGTGCCTAA
- a CDS encoding energy transducer TonB, which produces MKTKIYVNKISLSFIFTLSVLFAFSQENNNASIKPGFTAEQFPVFPNCENLEAKKLENCFYKEVQDFVFQNFQVPEKSKQNNYKGEVKVLFEVDVNGEFKVIYVNAANDELSEEAKRVFGKFPKIKPSTYNGKPTYSKYTISIDIPLKSSAQIAEEALAAAQILKPVEKPMTELDSIVYKKYNNPEFESHLNIPFSHSYYAQFDGAMNQVGTNNHTASKPYTYAEVSKYYNLKAVNESLQKNVSTWLGRKWWNENLVQIQGEDYWLSLNPIVDLQMGKASDLDASYTYVNTRALNFRGGLGKQINFTTTVFESQGRFAGYYNDYAETLKPSGGNPAIIPGVGIAKRFKTDAYDFPLAEANITYTPSKIFDFQLGYGRNFIGDGYRSLLESDGASPYPYFKINTTFWKIKYTNTYMWLKDVRPDVTLEKTYATKFMANHYLSWNVSNKLNLGFFESVVWTDTNNRGFDVNFVNPIIFYRSVEFASSSKSGNALLGFTGKYKWNNNVNLYGQFLLDEFSVSDMGKGEQSWKNKFGYQLGAKYFNAFKVKDLLLQLEYNHVRPYVYSHSAVITNYGHNNQSIGHQWGGNFEELVVIGRYHKGRYYADGKITVGTRGLDFDTAGNSFNYGGNIYKSYDVNRPYDTGVKVGQGNKTSVFIADFQGGYVINPMTNLKLFGSLIYRNFDPTQETATTFKQNTTWFSIGLRTDVFNWYFDY; this is translated from the coding sequence ATGAAAACCAAAATTTACGTGAATAAGATTTCTTTATCTTTTATTTTTACATTATCTGTCTTATTTGCTTTTTCTCAGGAAAATAATAATGCTTCTATAAAACCAGGCTTTACTGCAGAGCAATTTCCTGTTTTTCCAAATTGTGAAAATTTAGAAGCGAAGAAATTAGAGAATTGTTTTTACAAAGAAGTTCAGGATTTTGTGTTTCAGAATTTTCAAGTTCCTGAAAAATCAAAACAAAATAATTATAAAGGAGAAGTAAAAGTGCTTTTTGAAGTTGATGTTAATGGTGAGTTTAAAGTGATTTATGTAAATGCCGCCAATGACGAATTATCTGAAGAAGCAAAACGTGTTTTTGGTAAATTTCCGAAAATAAAACCTTCAACATATAATGGAAAACCAACGTATTCAAAATATACAATTTCTATTGATATACCATTAAAAAGTTCAGCTCAAATCGCTGAGGAAGCTTTGGCTGCAGCCCAAATTCTAAAACCGGTTGAAAAACCAATGACAGAATTGGATAGTATTGTATATAAAAAATACAATAATCCTGAATTCGAAAGTCATTTGAATATTCCGTTTTCTCATAGTTATTATGCACAATTTGATGGCGCTATGAATCAGGTAGGAACTAACAATCATACCGCTTCTAAGCCCTATACTTATGCCGAAGTTTCTAAATATTATAATTTAAAAGCCGTAAATGAATCACTTCAAAAGAATGTTTCTACTTGGTTAGGACGAAAATGGTGGAATGAAAATTTAGTTCAGATTCAAGGCGAAGACTATTGGTTATCGCTAAATCCTATAGTTGATTTGCAAATGGGAAAAGCTTCAGATCTTGATGCTTCTTATACTTATGTAAATACCAGAGCGCTAAACTTTAGAGGAGGTTTGGGTAAACAGATTAACTTTACAACCACGGTTTTTGAAAGTCAGGGAAGATTTGCGGGTTATTATAATGATTATGCCGAAACTTTAAAACCTTCTGGAGGAAATCCGGCAATTATTCCCGGAGTAGGAATTGCAAAACGATTTAAAACGGATGCTTACGATTTTCCTTTGGCAGAAGCCAATATTACGTATACTCCAAGTAAAATTTTTGATTTTCAGTTGGGTTACGGACGTAATTTTATTGGTGATGGATATCGTTCTCTTCTTGAAAGCGATGGAGCAAGTCCATATCCATATTTTAAAATCAACACGACTTTCTGGAAGATAAAATATACAAACACGTATATGTGGCTTAAGGATGTTCGACCAGATGTTACATTAGAAAAAACATATGCAACAAAATTCATGGCGAATCATTATTTAAGCTGGAATGTTTCTAATAAATTGAACTTAGGTTTTTTTGAATCTGTAGTTTGGACTGATACTAATAATAGAGGTTTTGATGTGAACTTTGTAAATCCAATTATTTTTTATCGTTCCGTAGAATTTGCGTCGTCTTCTAAAAGTGGTAATGCGCTTTTAGGATTCACAGGTAAATACAAGTGGAACAATAATGTTAATTTGTATGGGCAATTCTTGTTGGATGAATTTTCAGTTAGTGATATGGGAAAAGGAGAGCAAAGCTGGAAGAATAAATTTGGTTATCAATTAGGTGCAAAATACTTCAACGCGTTTAAGGTAAAAGATTTGTTGCTGCAATTAGAGTACAATCATGTTCGTCCTTATGTGTATTCTCATAGTGCAGTTATTACCAATTATGGTCACAATAATCAAAGTATTGGGCATCAATGGGGAGGTAATTTTGAAGAACTTGTTGTGATTGGACGCTATCATAAAGGGCGTTATTATGCTGATGGAAAAATAACAGTTGGAACACGAGGGTTGGATTTTGATACCGCAGGAAATAGCTTTAATTACGGAGGTAATATTTATAAAAGTTATGATGTAAATCGTCCATATGATACAGGAGTAAAAGTAGGTCAGGGAAATAAAACAAGTGTTTTTATTGCAGATTTTCAAGGAGGATATGTGATTAATCCAATGACAAACCTTAAATTGTTTGGAAGTTTGATTTATAGAAATTTTGATCCAACGCAAGAAACCGCGACGACTTTTAAGCAAAACACGACTTGGTTTAGCATCGGATTACGTACAGATGTCTTTAATTGGTATTTTGATTACTAG
- the deoC gene encoding deoxyribose-phosphate aldolase, whose product MNVKQYLDSTYLKTASQAGLTEAENERVVKNAISEAILEGFKLIMIRPEYVALAKEMILKANSTLLVGTVIDFPEGKSSIETKIKEANEAIENGADDLDFVCNYEAFKRGEITLLKEEILFGTQIGLANNKTVKWIIEVAALTDKEIIQLSALIKNVVMSNFKEENYTSVFVKSSTGFFKTEDNVPNGATVPTIIMMLENASPLQVKAAGGVRSYDEAIEMIRLGVKRIGTSAAKPIANGENTTNQY is encoded by the coding sequence ATGAATGTCAAGCAATATTTGGATTCGACTTATTTAAAAACTGCCTCTCAAGCCGGACTTACAGAAGCCGAAAATGAGCGCGTAGTAAAGAATGCAATTAGTGAAGCAATTCTGGAAGGATTTAAGTTAATTATGATTCGCCCGGAATATGTGGCTTTAGCCAAAGAAATGATTTTGAAAGCCAATTCGACTTTACTTGTTGGTACCGTTATTGATTTTCCTGAAGGTAAATCAAGTATCGAAACTAAAATCAAAGAAGCAAATGAAGCAATTGAAAATGGAGCAGACGATTTAGATTTTGTTTGTAATTATGAAGCCTTCAAAAGAGGTGAAATTACTTTATTAAAAGAAGAAATTTTATTTGGAACTCAGATAGGTTTAGCAAATAATAAAACAGTAAAATGGATTATTGAAGTTGCTGCCTTAACAGATAAAGAAATTATTCAGCTCTCGGCATTGATAAAAAATGTTGTGATGTCAAACTTTAAAGAAGAGAATTATACTTCTGTTTTTGTAAAATCATCAACGGGCTTTTTTAAAACAGAAGACAATGTTCCAAATGGAGCGACCGTTCCAACTATTATTATGATGTTAGAAAATGCGTCCCCTTTGCAGGTTAAAGCTGCCGGAGGAGTTAGGTCGTATGATGAAGCAATAGAAATGATTCGTTTAGGTGTTAAACGTATCGGAACTTCGGCTGCAAAACCAATTGCAAACGGAGAAAATACCACAAATCAATATTAA